The nucleotide window AAAACAACCGTGAAAGCAAGGAAAGCCCATAACTTCATACGTTCAGCAACCGCACCAGATACAATCGACATTGCAGTTGCAACAAATACTACCTGGAAGAAAAAGTCTGATTCTAACGAATGATCAGCGCCTTCCGATGCTGTACCGATTAATGAACCAAATGATGGGATGATGCCACCTTCAGCATTATCAACATACATGATGTTATAGCCGACTAATAAAAACATAATACATGCGATTGAATAAAGCACGACGTTCTTAGTCAAAATTTCAGTGGTATTCTTAGAACGAACCAGACCAGCTTCTAGCATTGCAAAACCTGCAGCCATCCACATAACTAGTACACCAGACATTAAAAAGTAAAAAGTATCGAGTGCAAAACGCAGCTCAGTAACTGTAGTTGTTAATTCTTGCATAATTTATTCCTTTAAATTGCTTCTGAATCCATTTCGCCCGTACGGATACGCACAACTTGTTTTAGGTCGTAAACAAAAATCTTACCATCACCAATCTTACCTGTGTAAGCAGCACTGCTAATAGCTTCAATGAGGCGATCAACGTTTTCACTCTGCGTGGCAATTTCTAACTTAACTTTAGGTAAGAAATCAACTTGATATTCTGCACCACGATAAAGTTCGGTATGACCTTTTTGACGACCAAAACCTTTTACCTCAGTAACAGTTAACCCTTCAACACCGAAATCTGCGACAGCTTCACGTACATCATCGAGTTTAAACGGTTTAATGATTGCGCTTATTAGCTTCATATAAGAGCTCCTTGCATAAGTATATGGAAAATCTATATACTTAAGTTAATTCAACCTCCGTGCCAATTATTTTAAACCTTATTATTCAACAACTTAAGTTGAATAATGTATTTAAACACTTCGAACAAGCCCCATAATAGTGCAACCATTCAATTACTAACACCAAACCAGTGCAGATGTTACACGACTATTACAACCCTGTTACTTTGAGATCTCAGTCTCAATTTTAATAACTACTCATATCTTAAAATCATGTAAGACATTATCTATTTTTAATGGTTAATGATTACTACTAATTAGGCACTCTTAAGTCTAAATGATTAAATCTGATATTAATCTATTTAAAATCCATTAAATCTCTCCAATAAAGTAACAAATAAAAGGTGACACAACGTTTTGTACCACGACTAAATTAGTACTTCTTATAAACAGTAATAATGATAATGTGCTTCCAAACCAAGTAGCTAAGATGGATCTGTTACTTTAAACCTCAACTCATGGAAGAGATACGATGAAAAAATTACTACTGGTAGCACTATTATCAACGCTTACAGCTTGCGGTTCTGAGGATGTATTTGATAGTGACGATAAAGATGAGCAAATAAATACGATATCGTCCGTGAGTTACTCTGCCACACCTAATGGTATAAACTCACCCATTTATAATTTCAGTTCAGTTTATACCGTAAATAATATTGAACAATCCACAGATAACGTGACCTTTAACTGGTCAGTAAACTTAGAAGGTGAAGGTCAAATAACCTCACTCTATCCCGAGAGCGCACCTCAGTATCAGTTTAGAGAAGCTGCTACCTACAAAATAAAGTTAATAATAGAGGATCAGTCTGGCGAAGCTTTGGCTCAGTACTCAAAAGATGTAGCAATCAGTGCAGAAGATATAGCAACGCAACCAGTATCACCAACAGCAGTGATAGATATCACGGATAGAGAAAAAACGGTATATACGTTTAATAGCGACTCTTCAGGCTATAGTGAAGGTTCTTTATCTCAAATTGAATGGGTAATT belongs to Moritella sp. F3 and includes:
- the glnK gene encoding P-II family nitrogen regulator, giving the protein MKLISAIIKPFKLDDVREAVADFGVEGLTVTEVKGFGRQKGHTELYRGAEYQVDFLPKVKLEIATQSENVDRLIEAISSAAYTGKIGDGKIFVYDLKQVVRIRTGEMDSEAI